Proteins from a single region of Haloterrigena alkaliphila:
- a CDS encoding GNAT family N-acetyltransferase: protein MAPDSDIDSTLEIRRATHDDYEAVADFTGDIWADRGGDYIPRIYHDWLEDDPGQGKKTFLATVDGEAAGIVQGVLLSDDEAWFQSMRVAAEHRRKGVSRRLNEALFEWARERGAAVGRVMIFSWNTASFGAARASGYEPLTEFRFAHPDPDAADLESEADGSYRVSSDPTAAWRYWTHSDAREHLNGLALSPEESWAVRELRRGDLERLADETAVFAVEGSDGLAGAAYRSRTYDQEVDVEDEDSSDSGGANAEPETRTETWAEYGVGAWDDVDAARALFAAIARDAADRGADETRVLIPETARYVTDAPAAGVGVSDEPDFVLGIDLTAD from the coding sequence ATGGCACCCGATTCAGACATCGACTCCACACTCGAGATCCGTCGGGCGACCCACGACGACTACGAGGCCGTCGCGGACTTCACGGGCGACATCTGGGCGGATCGCGGCGGCGACTACATTCCGCGAATCTACCACGACTGGCTCGAGGACGACCCCGGCCAGGGGAAGAAGACCTTCCTCGCGACGGTCGACGGCGAGGCCGCGGGCATCGTCCAGGGCGTGCTGCTCTCCGACGACGAGGCCTGGTTCCAGAGCATGCGGGTCGCGGCCGAACACCGTCGAAAGGGCGTCAGCCGCCGGCTCAACGAGGCGCTGTTCGAGTGGGCCCGCGAGCGGGGCGCGGCCGTCGGTCGCGTGATGATCTTCTCGTGGAACACGGCCTCCTTCGGCGCCGCGCGAGCGAGCGGTTACGAACCGCTCACCGAGTTCCGGTTCGCGCATCCCGATCCCGACGCCGCCGACCTCGAGTCCGAGGCCGACGGCTCGTATCGGGTCTCGAGCGACCCTACCGCGGCGTGGCGCTACTGGACCCACAGCGACGCGCGCGAGCACCTGAACGGGCTGGCCCTGTCACCGGAGGAGTCGTGGGCCGTCCGAGAACTGAGGCGAGGGGACCTCGAGCGACTCGCCGACGAGACGGCCGTCTTCGCCGTCGAGGGATCGGACGGCCTCGCGGGAGCCGCCTACCGGTCGCGGACGTACGACCAGGAGGTCGACGTCGAGGACGAGGACTCGAGCGATAGCGGCGGCGCGAACGCAGAGCCGGAAACGCGGACCGAGACGTGGGCCGAGTACGGCGTGGGCGCGTGGGATGACGTCGACGCCGCCCGCGCGCTGTTCGCCGCGATCGCCCGCGACGCCGCCGACCGCGGCGCCGACGAGACGCGGGTTCTGATTCCCGAAACAGCGCGCTACGTCACCGACGCGCCGGCCGCTGGGGTCGGCGTCTCCGACGAGCCGGACTTCGTGCTCGGGATCGATCTGACGGCCGACTGA